One part of the Synergistaceae bacterium genome encodes these proteins:
- a CDS encoding DegT/DnrJ/EryC1/StrS aminotransferase family protein yields MRKDFLPFAKPSIGEDAIADVAESMRSGWIAMGPKTIRFEEDFSKYNNATWSLSVNSATAGLHLALMALDIGPGDEVITTPMTFAATINTILFVGAKPILADIDRNTLNIVPENIEKLITPSTKAIIPVHFAGMPCDMDKIETIARKYNLAIIEDAAHALGASYKNKKIGADKGARRAAVFSFHPTKNITTGEGGMICTEDEEFAEKVMVLRQNGMSKGAWNRYSAKGSSNYDIFFPGLKYTTTDIQAAIGISQLKQLEQFNKRRREIVDFYKNELADLKAIKLPTPAPWEHTHSWHIFTPLIDIDYLGMTRDDFMTKMKERNIGTALHYQALHLFTCFHEVTGLGRGDLPEAEYVSDRILSLPLFPAMTDEDTVDVVRAVRDICEGK; encoded by the coding sequence ATGAGAAAAGACTTTCTTCCCTTCGCTAAACCCTCTATAGGAGAAGACGCTATAGCAGATGTAGCTGAATCCATGCGTTCTGGTTGGATTGCAATGGGACCGAAAACTATTCGCTTTGAAGAAGATTTTTCAAAATATAATAATGCAACTTGGTCTCTATCCGTCAATTCGGCAACAGCTGGCCTTCATTTGGCTCTTATGGCTCTCGATATTGGTCCGGGAGATGAAGTTATTACTACACCAATGACGTTCGCCGCAACGATAAATACAATTCTTTTTGTCGGAGCGAAACCGATTCTTGCCGATATAGACAGAAATACTTTAAATATCGTTCCTGAAAACATTGAGAAGCTGATCACTCCGTCGACTAAAGCCATTATTCCCGTACATTTCGCCGGAATGCCCTGTGACATGGACAAAATTGAAACAATAGCGAGAAAATACAATCTGGCTATCATTGAAGATGCCGCACACGCTCTTGGGGCATCATATAAAAATAAAAAAATAGGTGCTGACAAAGGAGCAAGAAGAGCAGCTGTCTTTAGCTTCCATCCCACAAAAAACATAACAACAGGAGAGGGTGGAATGATCTGCACAGAAGATGAAGAGTTTGCGGAAAAAGTAATGGTTTTAAGACAAAATGGAATGTCAAAGGGCGCATGGAACAGATATTCAGCGAAGGGATCTTCAAATTATGACATATTCTTTCCTGGATTAAAATACACAACGACAGATATACAAGCAGCAATAGGAATTTCCCAGCTCAAACAGCTTGAACAATTTAACAAAAGACGCAGAGAAATCGTTGATTTTTACAAAAATGAACTTGCGGATTTAAAAGCGATTAAACTTCCCACCCCAGCACCTTGGGAACATACTCATAGTTGGCATATATTTACTCCCCTTATTGACATAGACTACCTCGGAATGACAAGGGATGACTTTATGACAAAAATGAAAGAGAGAAACATAGGCACGGCGCTACATTACCAGGCGCTACACCTATTCACATGTTTCCATGAAGTCACCGGTCTGGGTAGAGGTGATTTGCCGGAAGCCGAATATGTCTCCGACCGGATTTTATCCCTGCCTCTCTTTCCTGCAATGACAGATGAAGATACAGTGGATGTTGTCAGAGCAGTTCGTGACATTTGTGAGGGAAAATAA
- a CDS encoding glycosyltransferase produces MTPEISVVIPAYNEEETLQKLFDSLYRVMKELNRSFEIIFVNDGSKDNTLNILRTLCKKHSEIRVVDLNGNFGQHMAIMAGFGQVQGNKIITLDADLQNPPEEIPKIIAEMDKGHDVVGSYRINRQDPIFRKIASKIVNKITNKIAKLNIRDYGCMLRGYDRKIVDIINESQESTTFIPALGQKFAANPVEIPVAHKERESGTSKYGIFQLIRLNFDLVTSFSIFPLQMVTVVGMSISFFSFILVCYLFLRRLVLGPEAEGLFTLMAIQFFLIGITLFSLGIVGEYMGRIYREVSRRPRYTIRKIFEHNEP; encoded by the coding sequence ATGACACCTGAAATTTCAGTTGTAATCCCGGCATATAACGAAGAAGAAACATTACAGAAACTTTTTGATTCCTTGTACCGAGTAATGAAGGAGTTAAACCGCTCATTTGAGATTATTTTTGTAAATGATGGCAGCAAGGACAATACCCTAAATATTCTCCGTACTCTTTGTAAAAAGCATTCAGAAATAAGAGTCGTAGATCTTAATGGCAATTTCGGACAACACATGGCAATTATGGCAGGATTTGGACAAGTACAAGGCAATAAGATAATTACACTTGACGCAGACTTACAAAATCCTCCGGAAGAAATTCCTAAAATTATCGCTGAAATGGACAAGGGACATGATGTGGTGGGATCTTACAGAATTAACAGACAGGACCCAATATTTAGAAAAATTGCTTCCAAAATAGTAAATAAAATTACGAATAAAATAGCCAAGCTTAATATAAGAGACTATGGCTGTATGCTTCGGGGCTATGATAGAAAAATTGTAGACATTATCAATGAAAGTCAGGAATCTACAACTTTTATCCCAGCTCTTGGACAAAAATTCGCCGCCAACCCCGTAGAAATTCCGGTTGCACACAAGGAAAGAGAAAGCGGTACATCTAAATACGGAATTTTCCAACTCATTAGACTTAATTTTGATTTAGTGACAAGCTTCTCTATCTTTCCTCTACAAATGGTGACAGTGGTTGGTATGTCTATATCTTTTTTCTCATTCATACTTGTTTGTTACCTCTTTCTTCGCAGACTCGTATTAGGGCCGGAGGCTGAAGGACTCTTTACCTTGATGGCAATTCAATTTTTCCTAATAGGAATTACTCTATTCAGTCTCGGGATCGTGGGAGAATATATGGGACGTATTTATAGAGAAGTAAGCAGACGCCCAAGATATACAATAAGAAAAATATTTGAGCATAATGAGCCCTAG
- a CDS encoding formyltransferase — protein sequence MSPRPKILLFAYSEVGSLCLDALVKDKANIVAVYTHEDDPNEEIWFRSVKRIAEENNIPVKTPRKLEPADIEEIRLLEPELILSIYYRAMIPKDVLDIPHLGAYNIHGSLLPKYRGRACINWAVLNGENETGATLHVMTEFADRGDIIAQKSLPILFEDTGHDVFLKVADVARKILMDSINALETGTAIRTPQDESQATKFGKRTPEDGKIDWDKTAIEIYNLIRSLTHPFPGAFTTWNGKRVFIWEAKPEEGTGPPGEIISKNPMLVGTGSGLLRIINFQPEGEPERNA from the coding sequence ATGAGCCCTAGACCTAAGATTTTACTGTTCGCATATAGTGAAGTAGGAAGTTTGTGTCTTGATGCATTAGTGAAAGACAAAGCAAATATTGTAGCTGTATATACTCACGAGGACGACCCAAATGAAGAGATTTGGTTTCGTTCCGTAAAAAGAATAGCGGAAGAAAATAATATTCCTGTTAAAACCCCTCGAAAACTAGAACCTGCTGATATTGAAGAAATAAGACTGCTTGAACCAGAGCTTATTTTATCAATCTACTACAGAGCTATGATTCCCAAAGATGTCCTTGATATTCCTCACCTTGGAGCATATAACATTCATGGCTCTCTCCTGCCAAAATATAGAGGCCGAGCTTGTATAAATTGGGCCGTTTTAAATGGTGAAAATGAGACAGGGGCAACTCTTCATGTTATGACGGAATTCGCAGACAGAGGAGATATAATCGCACAAAAATCTCTTCCAATCCTTTTTGAGGACACCGGACATGATGTCTTTTTAAAAGTTGCCGATGTCGCACGTAAGATTTTGATGGACTCAATAAATGCTCTTGAAACGGGGACTGCAATAAGAACCCCTCAGGATGAATCTCAAGCCACTAAGTTTGGGAAGCGTACTCCGGAGGACGGAAAGATTGATTGGGACAAAACGGCGATTGAAATATATAATCTTATACGTTCACTAACTCATCCCTTCCCAGGTGCATTCACTACTTGGAACGGCAAGAGGGTGTTTATTTGGGAAGCGAAACCGGAAGAGGGAACGGGGCCTCCCGGAGAAATAATCTCCAAAAATCCTATGCTTGTAGGTACGGGAAGTGGATTGCTCAGAATAATCAATTTTCAGCCGGAAGGCGAACCAGAAAGGAATGCATAA
- a CDS encoding bifunctional UDP-4-keto-pentose/UDP-xylose synthase has product MKILITGVNGFIGTHLMEGILATTNWEVQGFDIASDNLKPFENNPRFKFFKGDMFKETEWLEEQIKTADVVVPLAGIAKPAYYLEKPLWTFEVDFEQNLKIVRLCAEHKTRIIFPSTSEVYGMSEDGVLNEDESPLITGPIAKMRWIYSCSKQMMDRMIFAYGQEKDLDFSIFRPFNWVGPRLDTFHDAEERKARSITQMIYDILFRGEISLVDGGEQRRSFTWIGDGIEGLINIIENKNGKAKGEIFNIGNPNNNYSIKELAEMIIEEMKGFPVYKDKAAVAKLNIVQADKYYGKTYDDLKNRVPSVEKMERLLDWKPKTEMSELLRKTISWYAEGEK; this is encoded by the coding sequence ATGAAAATTCTTATAACAGGTGTCAACGGTTTTATAGGAACACACCTTATGGAAGGAATTCTTGCTACAACTAATTGGGAAGTACAGGGCTTTGATATTGCTTCGGACAACCTTAAGCCATTTGAAAACAATCCTCGTTTCAAGTTTTTTAAAGGCGATATGTTTAAAGAAACAGAATGGCTTGAAGAACAAATTAAGACAGCGGATGTGGTTGTTCCTTTAGCAGGAATTGCAAAACCCGCCTATTATCTTGAAAAACCTCTCTGGACTTTTGAGGTTGATTTCGAACAAAATTTAAAGATTGTGAGACTTTGTGCTGAACACAAAACAAGAATTATTTTCCCTTCAACATCAGAAGTATATGGAATGAGCGAAGACGGAGTTTTAAACGAAGATGAAAGCCCTCTTATTACAGGTCCAATTGCAAAAATGCGTTGGATTTACAGCTGCAGCAAGCAAATGATGGATAGAATGATCTTTGCATATGGACAGGAGAAAGACCTTGACTTTTCTATTTTCAGACCCTTTAACTGGGTGGGACCGCGACTGGATACCTTTCACGATGCAGAAGAAAGAAAAGCACGTTCTATTACGCAAATGATTTACGATATCCTTTTCAGAGGAGAAATATCTCTTGTAGATGGGGGAGAACAGCGCCGCAGTTTCACATGGATAGGAGACGGCATTGAAGGTCTCATAAATATAATCGAAAACAAAAACGGAAAAGCCAAGGGAGAAATATTCAATATAGGAAATCCCAATAATAATTACTCCATAAAAGAGCTCGCAGAGATGATTATAGAAGAAATGAAAGGCTTCCCTGTCTATAAAGACAAAGCGGCTGTCGCAAAACTTAATATAGTGCAAGCCGACAAATATTATGGAAAAACTTATGATGATTTAAAAAATCGCGTTCCCTCTGTAGAAAAAATGGAAAGACTGCTCGACTGGAAACCAAAAACCGAAATGAGCGAACTTCTTCGTAAAACTATCAGCTGGTATGCCGAAGGAGAAAAGTAA
- a CDS encoding 4-deoxy-4-formamido-L-arabinose-phosphoundecaprenol deformylase produces the protein MLNKLAIKVDIDTLRGYREGMPNMLNLFKKHSISASIFFSFGPDNSGKAIRRIFRKGFISKMLRTKAPSTYGIKTLLYGTLLPAPLIVSSAPEILIRAINEGHDCGIHAWDHVLVQDKLNDISKEQFIALFERSAKSFEKLSGVKPTCYAAPGWQVSAASLKAEEELELDYCSDARGEYPFLPVFEGKEYKVPQIPTTLPTMDEIYGLPGIDDETIPSYWLERMDKEYNVLTVHAEMEGLSKLNVFDNFLTIAKKQGVLFSTLKEYAKSAKFNPCKIKNGTMTGRAGTLAIQEVK, from the coding sequence ATATTGAATAAACTTGCTATTAAGGTAGATATCGACACATTACGAGGCTACCGTGAAGGTATGCCCAATATGCTTAATTTATTTAAAAAACACTCTATTAGTGCTTCTATTTTCTTCTCTTTCGGGCCGGATAATTCCGGAAAAGCTATTAGGCGTATTTTCCGTAAGGGTTTTATATCAAAAATGCTTCGTACTAAAGCTCCCTCTACATATGGAATCAAAACGCTCCTATATGGAACCTTGCTTCCTGCTCCACTAATCGTGTCATCTGCGCCGGAAATCCTTATTAGAGCGATAAATGAAGGGCATGACTGTGGAATTCATGCTTGGGATCATGTCCTGGTACAAGATAAATTGAACGATATTTCAAAAGAACAATTTATTGCTCTTTTTGAAAGAAGTGCTAAATCGTTTGAAAAGTTATCGGGAGTTAAGCCCACCTGTTACGCTGCTCCGGGTTGGCAAGTCTCTGCTGCCTCCCTAAAAGCGGAGGAAGAGCTCGAATTAGATTACTGCAGTGATGCCAGAGGTGAATACCCATTTCTCCCTGTTTTTGAAGGAAAAGAATATAAGGTCCCACAGATACCGACAACCCTTCCAACTATGGATGAAATTTACGGCTTGCCTGGTATCGATGACGAAACGATTCCATCATATTGGCTGGAAAGAATGGATAAAGAGTATAACGTTTTGACTGTACACGCTGAAATGGAAGGGCTTTCAAAATTAAATGTCTTTGATAACTTCCTCACTATAGCAAAAAAACAGGGAGTTCTATTTTCTACTCTTAAAGAGTATGCCAAAAGTGCGAAGTTCAACCCTTGTAAAATAAAAAACGGAACCATGACCGGTAGAGCAGGAACTCTTGCCATACAGGAGGTAAAATAA
- a CDS encoding UDP-glucose/GDP-mannose dehydrogenase family protein translates to MKICVVGTGYVGLVTATCFAEKGNEVCCIDIEESKIAKLKKGISPIYEPGLEELVKSNSAAGRLSFSTDITVGLKDAKLCFIAVGTPQGSDGCADLNQVTTALDEIVSNINHSCFIVVKSTVPVGTGTLLCKRIKALVYERNIDINLEVLSNPEFLREGVAIEDCLSPDRVVIGASSDEAIAIMKELYKPFATEDRIFIMDPLSAEITKYAANTMLAARISFMNEIAGLCDKVGADVVAVKEGIASDKRIGKYFLNAGCGYGGSCFPKDVKALYHVGESQGLDMTLSTAIDKVNRKQKEILHIMIRERFGNDLEGLKIAVLGLAFKPHTDDMREAPSITLIRGLLNCGAAVYAYDPVAMTSENKNWLSSDVNYGEGIEEILKDADCAVLVTEWPEFKEINWGKNAPLMKNKILFDGRNIYDPQTMEDLGFEYYCIGRSNRPTKLK, encoded by the coding sequence ATGAAAATATGTGTAGTTGGAACCGGATATGTCGGACTTGTAACAGCCACTTGTTTTGCTGAAAAAGGCAACGAAGTCTGTTGTATAGACATAGAAGAAAGTAAAATAGCAAAATTAAAAAAGGGTATAAGCCCTATTTATGAGCCTGGCCTCGAAGAGCTTGTTAAAAGCAACTCCGCTGCCGGCAGATTGTCCTTTTCTACGGACATTACAGTTGGACTTAAAGACGCCAAACTCTGCTTCATTGCTGTTGGTACGCCTCAAGGCAGTGACGGTTGCGCAGATTTAAATCAAGTAACGACAGCCCTTGACGAAATTGTATCTAATATCAACCACTCCTGCTTCATTGTTGTAAAGTCAACTGTCCCTGTAGGAACAGGAACGCTACTTTGTAAAAGAATTAAAGCTCTTGTATATGAACGAAATATTGACATAAATCTTGAGGTTCTCTCAAACCCGGAATTTCTAAGAGAAGGAGTCGCGATAGAGGATTGTTTAAGCCCAGATCGCGTTGTAATAGGTGCGTCCTCAGATGAAGCTATAGCAATTATGAAAGAGCTCTATAAACCCTTCGCAACGGAAGATCGCATCTTTATAATGGACCCCCTTTCTGCAGAAATAACAAAATATGCTGCAAACACTATGTTGGCAGCACGAATTAGTTTTATGAACGAAATAGCAGGCCTTTGTGACAAAGTTGGAGCAGATGTTGTCGCAGTAAAAGAGGGCATAGCATCTGATAAAAGAATCGGCAAATATTTTCTTAATGCGGGCTGTGGATATGGTGGCTCATGCTTCCCTAAGGATGTAAAAGCACTTTATCACGTCGGAGAGAGCCAGGGATTGGACATGACTCTTTCCACTGCTATAGACAAAGTAAATCGTAAACAGAAAGAAATCTTACACATAATGATAAGAGAGCGTTTTGGCAATGACTTGGAAGGGCTGAAAATTGCAGTCTTAGGACTTGCATTTAAGCCTCATACCGATGACATGCGTGAGGCTCCCTCTATAACTCTTATAAGAGGTCTTCTTAACTGTGGGGCCGCTGTTTACGCCTATGACCCTGTCGCCATGACTTCTGAAAATAAGAATTGGCTTTCCTCTGATGTAAATTATGGAGAAGGAATTGAAGAAATTCTTAAAGACGCTGACTGTGCGGTTCTGGTAACTGAGTGGCCTGAATTTAAAGAGATTAATTGGGGAAAAAATGCGCCTCTAATGAAAAATAAAATTCTATTTGACGGACGTAATATATATGATCCACAAACAATGGAAGATCTGGGCTTTGAGTACTACTGCATAGGCAGGAGCAACCGTCCAACTAAACTAAAATAA
- the speB gene encoding agmatinase has product MNRNFLPFMACENSYDESKLVLFGAPFDGTSSYRPGSRFAPTAIRAESFGIETYSPNLKKDLEDVPVFDAGDLEFPMGNTKKVLSQIEEMSQKIISDNKIPLMMGGEHLVTLGSVRAVVKKYPNLNMVHFDAHADLRDDYIGETLSHATVIRRCFELLNDGKIFQFGIRSMTKDEDIWAEKNVIQRKYDLATIDNVIASLEDKPVYLTIDLDVLDPSVFSGTGTPEPGGVSFDDLIRAVHKVGKLNIVGCDINELSPHYDSSGVSTVTACKVIRELILSIL; this is encoded by the coding sequence TTGAATAGAAACTTTTTGCCTTTCATGGCTTGTGAAAATAGTTATGATGAATCAAAGCTTGTTTTATTTGGAGCTCCATTTGATGGCACTTCAAGCTATAGACCTGGTTCTAGATTTGCTCCTACTGCAATACGAGCCGAATCTTTTGGTATAGAAACTTACTCTCCAAATCTTAAAAAAGATCTTGAAGATGTACCTGTTTTCGATGCAGGAGATTTGGAATTCCCAATGGGAAATACAAAAAAAGTGCTATCACAAATTGAAGAAATGTCGCAAAAAATTATATCAGATAATAAAATTCCTTTAATGATGGGTGGAGAGCATCTTGTGACCCTTGGTTCGGTAAGAGCAGTGGTCAAAAAATATCCCAATTTAAACATGGTTCATTTTGATGCTCATGCTGATTTGCGTGATGATTATATTGGAGAAACCCTTTCTCATGCTACGGTTATAAGGCGTTGTTTTGAATTGCTGAATGACGGAAAAATCTTTCAATTTGGAATACGTTCTATGACAAAAGATGAAGATATATGGGCGGAGAAAAACGTTATACAGAGAAAATATGATTTAGCCACCATTGATAACGTTATAGCCTCTCTTGAGGATAAGCCTGTTTATTTAACTATAGACTTAGACGTTTTAGACCCGTCTGTTTTTTCTGGAACTGGGACTCCGGAGCCAGGGGGAGTTTCTTTTGATGATTTAATAAGAGCTGTCCACAAAGTTGGGAAATTAAATATTGTCGGCTGCGATATAAATGAACTTTCTCCTCACTATGACTCTAGTGGAGTTTCAACGGTGACCGCATGTAAGGTTATCCGTGAACTTATACTATCCATACTTTGA
- the speE gene encoding polyamine aminopropyltransferase, with amino-acid sequence MELWYTENHTDDIKFSIRVNKQIYSEKSEFQRIDIFDSEEFGRFLTLDGLMMLTEKDEFIYHDMIVHVPLATNPNINNVLVIGGGDGGTVRELTRYPSIKSIDMVEIDKMVVDACVKYIPQTASKLSDPRVTLFYEDGLKFVRNKVEKYDLIIVDSTDPFGPGEGLFTKEFYGNCFKALTEDGILVNQHECPYYTDFARSMKSAHKKIRDFFPIARVYQAHIPTYPSGHWLFGFASKKKDPIKDFNPIVWHDFNLKTKYYNTDLHLGCFALPNYVKELLESVAVE; translated from the coding sequence ATGGAACTTTGGTATACAGAAAATCACACAGATGATATAAAATTCTCAATCCGGGTCAATAAGCAAATCTATTCGGAGAAAAGCGAATTTCAAAGGATAGATATATTCGATTCTGAAGAATTTGGAAGATTTTTAACTCTTGATGGTTTAATGATGCTGACGGAGAAAGATGAATTCATATACCACGATATGATTGTTCACGTGCCTTTGGCCACGAACCCAAATATAAATAACGTGCTCGTTATAGGCGGTGGCGATGGTGGTACGGTGCGCGAACTTACTCGATATCCCTCAATAAAAAGCATAGACATGGTCGAGATTGACAAGATGGTTGTGGATGCTTGTGTCAAATATATTCCGCAAACTGCCTCAAAATTGTCGGACCCGAGAGTTACTCTTTTTTACGAAGATGGGTTGAAGTTTGTCCGCAATAAAGTTGAGAAATATGATCTTATAATTGTAGATAGTACGGACCCTTTTGGTCCTGGAGAGGGTCTTTTTACGAAAGAATTTTATGGCAACTGTTTTAAGGCCCTCACAGAAGATGGAATTCTTGTGAATCAGCATGAATGTCCATACTATACTGATTTTGCTCGTTCAATGAAGAGCGCTCACAAGAAAATAAGAGATTTCTTCCCGATAGCCCGTGTGTATCAAGCGCATATTCCAACATACCCTTCCGGTCATTGGTTGTTTGGTTTTGCCTCAAAGAAGAAAGATCCTATTAAAGATTTTAATCCAATTGTGTGGCATGATTTTAATTTAAAAACAAAATACTATAACACTGACTTGCACTTAGGCTGCTTTGCTCTCCCAAATTATGTAAAAGAACTGTTGGAGAGTGTCGCAGTTGAATAG
- a CDS encoding aminotransferase class I/II-fold pyridoxal phosphate-dependent enzyme encodes MSKQEETPIYDAVRQYIENRIVSFDVPGHKQGKGHKALIDAFGKQCVSMDLNSSKPLDNLTHPTGAIRRAEELAAEAFRAEHAFFMLNGTTAAVQNMIFYCCGKGDKIILPRNVHKSVINAMVICGAEPVYINPGVNPELGISLGMSVEDIKNAIRENPSAKAVFVNNPTYYGVCSNLKEIVKVAHSAGMLVIVDEAHGTHFYFGEDMPLSAMDAGADISAISVHKTGGSLTQSSMLLIGDKVDAEAMRQTINLTQTTSGSYLLMISLDIARKNLFLNGKEIFKKVSAFAEYARAEINKIGGFKAFSSEIINGDTAFAFDKTKLSIHTRAMGLAGIEVYDLLRDEFGIQIEFGDIGNILAIISVGDRELEIERLLGALSEIYRRFRKKPMNMLEHEYIEPILVTSPQKAFYAAKRTFPIEKCAGRVSAELIMAYPPGIPILAPGELITNEIIEYVRYAKEKGCAMMGTRDITMKNIETLEE; translated from the coding sequence ATGAGTAAACAAGAAGAGACGCCTATATATGACGCTGTAAGGCAATATATAGAGAATAGGATCGTTTCTTTCGATGTGCCGGGACATAAGCAGGGCAAAGGACATAAGGCGCTAATTGATGCTTTTGGCAAACAGTGCGTCTCAATGGATCTCAATTCCAGCAAACCTCTTGATAATCTTACTCATCCTACAGGAGCTATTCGACGAGCGGAAGAATTAGCGGCGGAAGCTTTCAGAGCCGAACATGCGTTTTTTATGTTAAACGGAACGACCGCAGCGGTGCAAAACATGATATTTTATTGCTGTGGAAAAGGCGATAAAATTATATTACCTCGCAATGTTCATAAAAGTGTTATTAATGCGATGGTGATATGTGGTGCCGAACCAGTGTATATAAATCCCGGGGTTAACCCTGAACTTGGTATCAGTTTGGGGATGTCGGTAGAAGATATTAAAAATGCAATTAGAGAAAATCCAAGTGCCAAAGCAGTTTTTGTAAATAATCCGACATATTATGGAGTTTGTAGCAACCTCAAAGAGATAGTAAAAGTAGCACACTCTGCAGGAATGTTGGTTATAGTGGATGAGGCGCATGGCACCCATTTTTATTTTGGAGAAGATATGCCTTTATCTGCCATGGATGCCGGAGCCGATATTTCTGCAATAAGCGTCCATAAAACCGGAGGTTCTTTAACCCAAAGCTCCATGTTGCTTATTGGAGACAAGGTTGATGCTGAAGCTATGAGACAGACTATTAATCTAACTCAGACCACAAGCGGAAGCTATCTTTTGATGATTTCTCTTGATATTGCAAGAAAAAATCTCTTTTTAAATGGAAAAGAAATATTTAAAAAAGTAAGTGCCTTTGCTGAATATGCAAGAGCTGAAATAAATAAAATTGGCGGGTTTAAAGCTTTTAGCAGCGAAATAATTAATGGTGATACAGCTTTTGCATTTGATAAAACGAAATTAAGCATTCACACACGAGCGATGGGGTTGGCTGGAATTGAAGTCTATGATCTTCTTCGCGATGAATTTGGGATACAAATAGAATTTGGTGACATAGGGAATATTTTGGCGATAATATCAGTGGGCGATCGAGAGTTGGAGATAGAGCGACTATTGGGAGCTCTCTCTGAAATTTACCGTCGCTTTAGAAAAAAACCTATGAATATGTTGGAGCATGAATATATTGAGCCAATTTTAGTTACTTCTCCACAGAAAGCGTTTTATGCCGCAAAGCGCACGTTTCCTATAGAGAAGTGTGCAGGGCGTGTCAGTGCAGAACTTATTATGGCGTATCCTCCCGGAATTCCAATTCTAGCTCCCGGAGAACTCATTACAAATGAAATAATAGAGTATGTGCGATATGCTAAAGAAAAAGGTTGTGCAATGATGGGGACTAGAGATATTACTATGAAGAATATTGAAACTTTGGAGGAATAG
- the speD gene encoding adenosylmethionine decarboxylase — MSELINEKIKLYGFNNLTKTLSFNIYDVCYAKTERAKNEYVAYINEQYNAERLTKILCDVTSMIGAHVLNISKQNYEPQGASVTVLIAEMPVNEKDLDESCNGGYDVLSKRETVCGHLDKSHLTVHTYPEFHPNQDISTFRVDIDVSTCGKISPLRTLDYLIGSFDSDIITIDYRVRGFTREMGGRKCFIDHKITSIQDFIDPNTLAKYDAQDTNVYQINVFHTNMLIKELSLQNYLFNNDVHEFGPKERLKITEMLRREMIEIFAGQNIYE, encoded by the coding sequence ATGTCAGAATTAATTAATGAAAAAATTAAGTTATACGGGTTTAATAACCTTACAAAAACATTAAGTTTTAATATTTATGATGTTTGCTACGCAAAAACAGAAAGGGCCAAAAATGAGTATGTTGCTTATATAAATGAACAATATAACGCAGAGCGCTTAACCAAGATACTTTGCGATGTTACTTCTATGATAGGCGCTCATGTTCTTAATATATCAAAACAAAATTATGAGCCGCAGGGAGCAAGTGTTACCGTTCTTATCGCAGAAATGCCCGTTAATGAAAAAGATTTAGATGAATCATGTAATGGCGGCTATGATGTTCTTTCCAAAAGGGAGACTGTTTGCGGACATCTTGATAAAAGCCACCTTACTGTACACACATACCCTGAGTTCCATCCCAATCAAGACATTTCAACCTTTAGAGTTGATATTGACGTGTCGACATGCGGGAAAATATCTCCTTTGCGCACGCTAGACTATCTAATAGGAAGTTTTGATTCTGACATCATAACAATAGATTATCGTGTTCGCGGATTTACTCGTGAAATGGGGGGCCGCAAATGCTTTATTGATCATAAAATAACTTCAATCCAAGATTTTATAGATCCTAATACTCTGGCAAAATATGATGCACAAGACACTAATGTTTATCAAATAAATGTTTTTCATACAAATATGTTAATAAAAGAACTTTCTCTACAAAATTATTTGTTTAATAATGATGTTCATGAGTTCGGTCCGAAAGAACGTCTTAAAATTACAGAAATGCTTCGTAGAGAAATGATAGAGATTTTTGCCGGTCAAAACATATATGAGTAA